The following nucleotide sequence is from Aedes aegypti strain LVP_AGWG chromosome 3, AaegL5.0 Primary Assembly, whole genome shotgun sequence.
TGGGAGAAGGCCTTTCGGCGGCCATGCGGTGCCTATTTCACCGCATTAGACCATCGTCACATTCGTCATCATCAAATAGCGCCAGCACTAGTTCAAGTCTAAGTGGAAACTCGGCTATAAACAGTAAATCATCTAGCTCTGAGCTACAGAAACGATCCCAACAGCAGCAAAGTACCAGTTACCATCAGACATGGACTGGAATCCACGATCCACATGGTTACGGAGGAGTCGTCGGAGGAGCATTAGGAACTAGTAACATGGGAACCAATGGAGGAACTCACACGGTAAACAGCGGGAGCAAACATAATCAATCAGTCGTACCAATATCAATCTGTATTATGATACTGATTTGTTACGTCACATTCGGCGCCGTTCTGTTCCATAAAATTCAGCCCTGGGGGGTGCTAGAGAGTTTATACTTCTGCTTTACATCCCTCGGCACAATCGGCTTTGGTGATCTAATGCCAGCCGGGAATATTGCACAATATGCTGCCTCAGCATACATTGTAGTCGGGATGGCAGTTGTGGCCATGTGTTTCAGTCTCATACAAACGGAGCTAATAGTATGGCTGAAGAAATTCGCCACTCCGGAATCGATTCCCTCATCAACCGAGGACGTAGCgttggtatcggtggcaatgaCTCCAATAAAATCCTGACAAAGGCCTAATGACATACTGCCTAATGAGTATAACTCATTGCCACGTCGTTCAAGTGCATTCCAGCGAAATACGCCAGCCCGACGCTCGACTGGGATAATGGAAAACCATGTAGAGTACTTTGTACCGAGGAGTGTGAGTGAATTCAATCTGTCTGGCGTGGGCGATCTGGCGCTTCCGCCAACCAAGCGCAGTATGATAACGCACGCTGGAAGTTCGACAATGATTGCAATTCCGACGAAGCCACGGGAAAAAATGGTAACGTTCGAAGATGAATCAAAATGCCCCCACGGGCTGCCGACCACGCCCAGAAAGTCCACCATGGCCAACGACGTGTTCATGTGACGGGAGGGTTCCTGAGAGGAAAATATTCAATGCCCCGGAGACATTATCAAAGTCTGATAGCGAGCGTCATCTCTATCCCCATCCTTCATTTCCTCAGCGTGATGGGCATTGATATTCAAAACGATTCGTTAGGgtgtttcaaaatttcgaaattttcaaggtTAATTTTATAACTGTGCGATGCATAATCCATACCATACAGTAATTCTCTAATTTGAACACATCGTTTATTCAGTTACACATTTTAATAAGTACGAGTGCAAAATATTTAGCATCAATGGCTTTAATCCCCAAAATATTGGAGCAAGACTTGATTTTTTTCGTACTCGGAAACTTTTCTACCTATTTACAATCTCTCTATTTTTTTCTAGGCGAAGAGTGAAGCTAAAAGATGGTATGTCGGGGATActcttttgagttttattttttggGGCGGATATAAGGTATAATTTTACCTAACTTTGAATATTTGAACATGACTACAAAAGATCATAGTTTTTCAGGGGTGTTATCAAATGACTATACTTTGATCATCGAGAACATCAGGACTGGTtctgaaagtaaaaaaaaaaatgctagggATGATCTCcagggaagtggccactttTCGAATGAATTGGTTTATGCTACACCAAACATCATGGTTTTCATGAACAAGTTCGATACATAAATGGCTTCTGATGATATTGGCCACCTCCTGGCATATTCCGGGAATATGGTGCACTTATGAAACTAAcctatttttgaataattttgaaaccttttcatgattctacGTAATAAGCCCTTCAGGGGACATTTACTCTCTGAAGTATTTGCCACTTCCTGAGATTTATTCAGAAACCTCATGGAAGTGGAAATCATTATCATTCTTGTTAGAGTTTGTAACTTTCTCGGGATTTGACTTCCCGgaaaacgggaaataaaattgtaaTACCGTAATTCCCGTAGcattttcttttaatttctcGATATTTATGTATATTATTTTGATAATCCGTAAATTTGTATGTTTGTTTCTCTTTTTACTTATTTATCTGtctcctaaaaaaaaaatcttggcttCCTTTTTAACTAAAGGCTTCgcaacacaaaaggtttgggaaattaagcaaaataactaagagaaaagctttttctttacaaaattaaatcaatttAATCAAGCACTAGAATAGGAACCATGAGTCTATGAGTCTTACGTTGAAGTTGTGACTGTTACATTGAACGAAGAATCCATGACGAACTTAACAAGTCTACttaatttatgaaattattgaaggctgcttgggcacgtcaggagttaatcatcaatattaaacTCCTTTttccgagcagcctagatagccgcgtagtgttggtagcggttgtttcaactggctaagaattaacactaaggactgcctgttccggtggtaaaagtccacctcacaggtgacccctaatttatggtgtgatgagtaccgtgcctaggaatgaatggttaggggggtctaaataaaacctaaccgcatacggagcctgtggggtaccagggcgccctccacagtattgagtccttcctgtgctacccggagcaatggtgcaggtgaccttgtgtttctccgagataatcggctgcccttcttcagtctctatcctgaggcttaataagggtgggattatgaatatgtcgacatttaatttaaattatcacctatatggattcgcattatgcgttttacacagtgtattctgtgctctttcgcctttggcgactttaaatagataccgatctggttttttcgttgcaggtctttttcgtgctgagattgcaaaaagcttaatcctgcctagtttgggtagtggctacggttaggttagctcagatcaatcttcagcataaaagaacagcaacgatcaatctttgcagactcatgcaaaatggtgcagcccaagtggcgctagttcaagaaccctactttcgtagagggaacttctatctaggtaaccttgtggacccagtttttgctactttcagcaaacttgaaatggcaaactcgcgctccatgccccgcgcatgcgtgctcgtaaataaagcaatcgttgctacactcatttctgagttgacgaccagagatgtatgagctgtcacaattgatgtttctgttggtgacctcaacaggaaatacgtctattgttcggtatatttaccacatgatgaaccatccccaacggatgacttcaaacgagttgtcgtacactgcgtaacaaaaggccttccgttgattgtgggcagtgatgccaatgctcatcacatcatctggggcagctcagatatcaatttgagaggctccagtctgatggaatacttaagtagtacagaccttggattacttaacataggcaatcgcccaaccttcatggtttctaatagagaagaagtgttagacataacgctctgctcgaatagaatcagtcacgagttgacgaattggcatgtatcagatgaggaatcattatctgatcatcgctacatcttctttgagcattcaaatgtaactgtgcagactttgcgttttaggaatccccggtcaacaaactgggaactctatattgaattggttgcgaccaaatttcatggatattctccgtccattgaaaatccaagtgatctggatg
It contains:
- the LOC5564889 gene encoding potassium channel subfamily K member 10, producing the protein MNTKPPLQVPNFIGSSTSSRPQSPSLCFSTASSKAEKNEPVTLCGCRRAPRSQCFSAIGVLILVLAYTAVGSVLFVTLEGDADESDMIESSVAASKPYPRHDVVSSELRLKTVDRLWSITEDLNILYKENWTRLAAQEVQHFQDTILRAVRASKAQQVTNVQSNAKPYKWTYASAFLYSLTLITTIGYGGISPRTQWGRLAALIYALFGIPIILLYLSAMGEGLSAAMRCLFHRIRPSSHSSSSNSASTSSSLSGNSAINSKSSSSELQKRSQQQQSTSYHQTWTGIHDPHGYGGVVGGALGTSNMGTNGGTHTVNSGSKHNQSVVPISICIMILICYVTFGAVLFHKIQPWGVLESLYFCFTSLGTIGFGDLMPAGNIAQYAASAYIVVGMAVVAMCFSLIQTELIVWLKKFATPESIPSSTEDVALVSVAMTPIKS